The Lasioglossum baleicum unplaced genomic scaffold, iyLasBale1 scaffold1564, whole genome shotgun sequence genome contains the following window.
AACCGAAATGAAAGTGATTATTACGTTTACCAACAGGggtatattcaatttttatatactcATTACCTTAATATTAACTTCAATATCAAAGCAACATAATAATCCTGTTACAGAACAAAACAAGACAAGTCCACTGTTCAGTAACAAAGGAGCAACAAAGATTGGATCTGATAATTTATGTTTCCATACAAGTTTTCCTGATGATTGTTGCAGCGCTAAACAAAATCCATCAACGTTCCAAACAATATTGTATTCGATGAAAAGTGTAAACAACCAGATGCGCTAATACTTCCATTGCCGCATTTAAATTTCCAAACTTCAGATCCGTCCTGTAGTAGAtatctttatatttattattatcatcTCATGTAATTTACTACTAGAGAAATGAACATATACCTTTACAGATAAGCAATATACATAACAATCATAAGAACCGACAAATATTGTTTCCTTTAATGTACAAAGTATTGCAGAACATTTATAATATTTCCTGTTTGATGATTCCAAATGATTTGTCCCGTTTTAAGTGAAAGCAATATACATTACCATCGTAACATCCTGTGAAAAGAAGAGTCAaggaaatttgaataaatttttgtacATTAGACTTACCCACTATTCCTCTAAAATTATCTAAAACCAAAACTGAAGCCTCAATTCTGTCAGGTAATTTGACTTTATATGTAGAATTATAGCAGTCTTTGTCTAATccaaaagtaaaaataaatccAGAATGAGAACCAACAGTTGTATATATTTTCCCACTAAATAAAGTAATCATTAATCAAACTATAGAAGTGCATTACAAATCGTTCATTAAAAACATACTTACTCGGAATAACAAAATATGGTTGGTGATGCATCTACACACTTTTCTAGATCGTATGTGTTTAGTACTTTAACATTTGAAATTGCATCATATTGTACTTTATATCCTTCATTTACATGTgacacatttttatatatttgccCTCTACACTTGTACCACTGACACGTGTAAATCTCATTTGTTTGAGTCATTGGGTTTAAACTTTCTTTGTCATTAGAGTTTCCCGAAGACTGTTTTCTTTCTATACTAATAGTACGAGTTACAGGTATCCTTTGAGACTGACTACTTTTTCTTATCCTgactcaatatattattttttatataactaAAACATTCATTAACAGTAGCATCCATTAAAAGCATGCCAATTAATTCAGGAAATTCCATATTTGCTCTTTCAGATATTGTATTTGATATTTGAAGTGCTAATATGGATGTACCTCCTAATTTTACAAATCCGTCATTTTTATGTTGTAAATTGTTTTCCCCAAATAGACGTAAAAATAACTTCAATTTCTTTTAAATCTATCTTATCTAATGCTTTATACCTTAACTCTTTTTGCATGTAGTgtttttttcataaattctaAAGAAATTTTTCCGCTAGTTGTAAATTCAATATGCTCCATGAAATGAATTTTATCTGGTCTATATAAAGGATCTAATTTACTCAAATGTCTCACCATATTGGTATTTACATCgtgataatttgtaatattttccttagtagaaaaatataaatgtaaatgATGACAACTATCATCCCATACTACATAACTACTTTTACAAAATCTATTTGTAATAcaaattcttgaatttttgtcAGATCTACtttatttccaaatttttttacaaaactgTTCTTTCTTCCTTTGTAAAATATCCTACCATTTTCATCaatctgaaataaaaatatatttattgttattgttattattattattacttggATTTGTATTAACTTACATAACTATATCACCAGAATCACGAAATAATGGTAATTCTAAGTCTTCTATATTTTCATCATTCATCACACACACCCTTTGATTGCTACCTGTCCAAAGAAATATGATACACAATAATCATCTTGTAgcattattttacataaaaatgaagTCAGAATTGTAATGTTACCTATATAAAGAGAGCCTGTGCCGCTTGTTATTAATTCTCCATTTTCATTCTTAACTTGAAACACAGTATGTGATAATAATTGCCCCAAGTAGTGTACATTAAATTGTCCATTTGTTAATATAATTTCGTTAATACTAGCCCAACAAGACACTTCAGTAATACCATAAATGTTATAAATTTTAGTACCATTATAAGGATGCTTAGTTTCAGAAATTAATTCTAGTTTGGGAAAAGGTTCACCACCAAAAAGAATAGCTCTTAATGAAGTATTATTACTCAAAATACTGGTTTTCAAACATTCAGCTGTCCAACTATACATAAAAACTGATGGAGTTATTTGTAGTATAGTAACTTGGCTAGAATAAGCTTTTTTTAAAAGCCTAAAAATAAAGATtgcttatataaatataaattttatatgtaaatTGCATTTCACTTCATAATTATAACTTACCTATTTGGATTGTTCTTCAAGGACTTTGAAACCATAAAAAGTGTTCCAGCATTTGAGAGTGCAAGAAAAATTTCGACAACGCTAGGATCAAATGTAAAATTTGTAAATTGAGAAATTTTATCACACTTTGTTATTGTCAGTATTTTGttcaaatctaaaatattaggAACTATACAGGAATGAGTAACTTTGACCACTTTTGGTACTCCAGTTGAGCCAGAAGTAGAAATTGCATAAGCATAATAattctgtttcgaattttgtgtaatttttttttgtacatgtTTCAATTTGATAAGATAAATGCATTCTCTGTGTATTTTAAATCGATATATAATGTCTCCTTCCACAATTATTTGTTTACAAAACAAATActgaatatttaaataactttttaaatttgtAAATTCTACTACATCTACAGGTATATTTACAAAACTGTGTTTGCTACTTAAAATtctataagaaaaaaaaaattatggataatcaaaatttatattgtttattatgtttattatatcaatattttaaatattctatatGATCTAATGTCTTACCCAagcattataaaaattacacaatATTCAGGTACATCAAAATATATACCAATAAATTCGacattttttatgcattttaaatAATCAGAAATCATATCTTTCGTGGCAAGAATTTCTCTGTAATGTATATAAATAGTTTCTTGTAGATCATGATACTCTATAGCCACATTATCAAGTTGATCCCAGTTACAAATATCATGTAATTTCTTTGGAAGATTTTCAGAATCGTCAGGATAAAAtgtcaaattttcattttcactatctaaaatagttatcgtgttcttaataaatgttaattaaatataaaatattcaatgTTTAAAGCATCATGATTACACTTACCCATTGtatataatatgtttatttgATGTTAATTCTTCAATGTacaaaattaattcttttttgcGTTACTTACAACAactgagaaaaataaaaattgttttaatatttattagtcTTACAGGCATTTAAATGATTCACTTTAATCGTAGGTTATGTTACATACTTTTAACATTATGATAATtactgtattataattttttcattgtaTATCACAGTGCTTTGCGTTCTTTCAACTTTTCCATTTAACGATTaagattaataatataaattgtaataattgttgtCTTATTAAATTAGAactatacattttgtagatgcgTATGAAGTTGGAAAGAAAGTGTAACGCATATACATACGTGTGCGCGTGTGCACGTTTTTACGTACATACTTTTTATTTCGTTTTTACAGTTTAAGTTACATCTATTAACTAGATAATATGTAAAGTTGCAGTTCTTAACAATATAATCTAATAAATTCTTTTTCAAcagatttataaataatttttcacttcACATTTATCGTATTCTATTATATaaggattatttaaataaaatggtcAAACATTACAAATCacatttatattctatataaatGAAACGCAATAATTGTTGTTGCACAATTATTGTTATGTAATGTATTCCAATATagagataataataattacaataatacaaatgtattaGTATAATTTTCATAATGCACGCTAAATAGTATTATTTATCGTTATACAAGAAATTTGAaataagtgaaataaaaatatattaatgtgACTTATTTTATTTGGTACACTATTTGGTACATAGAATGGTCAGTGCTATGACAATTTTTATGAATTCTTTAAAACAATGCAGATAATGTATTAACTGTTAATTTTTTGAATACTGAAACTTTAATCTACTTTTCTTCACACCATTCATTTTCTTTGCGAACTTGGTCTTCTTCTGATGCAgagaaatcatttttaatattgaatgttttgCGAATTTCTTCTGGAGTTTTGCCTTTTATCATGTTAGCAACAGTTTTGCATGTCACATCTAACAAGCCTTTAATATCAAGATAATTAGCTGCCAAAATTAATTCGAACAATGTTCCTTGATCAACCTGTAAGTAAATTTTTGAAtcatatttttctaaaaatatgataaacataataaataacaaataaaccgataatatagaaaaaaaagttattctctaatggttaaaaataatattaattttataaaaacaatattaataaaagTTAAATATTTACCTTTAAAAAATCTGCATCCCAAGAACTTATATCATCCGTACGTTTCTCCTTATTTTCATCATCTTCAGGTAGCGGTGGATCATCTTTGTGATAAGTTGCCCATTGTAGTACCTTCCTTAAAATAGCAGAATTAACATTTGGAAGAGGGACAACTTCTTCCTCATCTTCATCCATCCCAAGATCTTCCAGCATAGTTTTTATAGTCACGGAACATTTTGCAATAGCGACATCCACTTCGAAAACTTCGCCATCAGAGCTCTGTAGTTTGATGTTAGGCATctagaataaattttcaacCATTTCTTAGAATGCGCTTAGCAACCAAAATGTCCAAAAATAAATACTTTTCGACGATGAAGTGACGCAACGATGAAGTGTTTCTTTATTTTGATACTAGCAACGTTGTTTTCTTCATCCGTAATATGTTAAGATTCTTTCGTTAATTTTGAGATATAACAtggaaatatttctttttcacctaggttataatatactttatttaagattCCCTTCTCAGATTCTAACAGGCACTTCATCGATGCAACAAAACATCTAACGCAAATGACGTTTTCTTATAACAagtaatgtacacaaaatataactGTATTGAAAAATCAAGCGCACTATTATACATAAACGTCTACTACTGGAATTCAACAAAATGTCAGACTAATCACCGTGAAATACTTATTGTAGACAATGTAAAGAATTATCGAATAATTTGTTACACCGTTGATCAGCAGAAAGCACTTGTTCTCCTGTTCTCTGTTACTCTCCTTTTAAATTTGATTCTCTCACTCCCTTGCAATATTCGTTTTCTATCCTTTTCGATGTGTCGAGGCCCTATTTATGTCCTTATACTCCtatttctttttcctcttcgTAGATTTTGGTATGGAGGGAACGTGAATTTTGTGTAAAGTACCGAAACTGACGCAAGATGGCACCACAGTGCTACGCAACGATCGAGTAAGGAAATTTGATTCGTTATAGAACTacgtttttcattattttcaaaataatgttAGAAAATCGTAACTTTTCCGTACCGAATACTTAAGaaaatcgattgatttaattttaataatataaacaccGGTAGTAAGATATTTTTATATCGGTAGAAAATAATAGTTACGATTAGATCGAAGTAAGGAGAATATCGTTTCAAAACCGATAAGGGAAAATGACTAATCGTTCGTTTATCGCTAAATTTTGTTCCCGTAAAAGCCACGTGTAACGGAAAAGCTTCATATTTTACAGGGGcgtttaatttttattcgaccGGCATGGCGCCTCCAAGTATATCACTGGAcactaaaattgaaaaattacgaGGTATAGAATGAATCGAGAGGAAAAATTGCACGGTAATTTCCTACCATAACGATCGGTCTCTTTTCAGCGTAAGAGTAATAAAAACAAGGGGAAACCTTACCCCGTCGTTTCCCAGCGTAAAATTTTCTTCTACTATTACTCGAATAATTCGTCTTGAAATTGTACGAAAGTCGGTGTGCATAAGCGAGTGGTAAATCCATACGAGAGAGACATTCGTTTAGGCGCCAACAGCCTACGCATTCTTCCCTTACTCTTTCCCGCCATCATCTTTCTATTTCACCCTCTTCTTCCCCATTCCTCTTCcccctttttttttctcctcggCCACTTTCTAGATCGTGGAAACGAACGACGAAAAGGATTAAGTTTCGCTTTATtcttaactctctctctctctctctctctctctctctctctcccccttctCTTCTCCCCGTTATAACTGTGAGATAGAAGTTGCGAATGAAAAAATGGTCGCGGGAACTTATTAGAAGGAAAGTAAAAGCTGTGTTAGGGTGATTCGATTACCGTATGAAAAAGTTCATTCGATTTGCGGACTGATCGATCGATGGAACGGGAAGGTGCGTTCCCGAGGGTAGTTTTACTATCGATGCGTCGGAAGGTGCATTAATGCGAGTCGGTTTGCTCGAAGCAGGCCAAACGGATGTGAGTCGTAACTTTTCAATCAATCGTCGAATAGTACGAAATGGAAAAGTTATCGAAAGCCAAGCATACTTCTTTGATTAGTACGATGTTCTCTGGATACGCGATACACTCGATCGTATTCGACGTATCGTGTTAATTTATTAGCCACGATTGAATAAGGAGATTCGGTATGACGATGGAGAAGTGTTTGGAATAGTCGGTCGAGCCGTGGGAAGAGACGGAAAAGAGTTTGCGGGTGGAAGTCACGAAGGTGCTTCgaagttaaatgaaatttcGAATACGAAATTACGGGCGAACCGTTTATTTTATGTTcacggaatttatttatttattccgtGGAAATGTCATTTATACGGGTATAACGAAGCCTTAAATCTGTACAAGTACAATTTAACTTGCAATTATATAGGTATtctcttgacttagccgaagAAATCGTCGCCCGTAAAGCAGGATAGCTATTGAAAAAAATATCAAAGCACTTCGCGGTAATTAAAGAAGCTAAGAGCGCGCGAGaatgaattttcgaaatgattTTCATCCTACGAGGGCAAGGGAGAAACGGAAAACCGGGCTAGGAAAGACAAAGTTTATTAACCTTACGCAACTATTAAGAGCGGTCGTAACCGCGATGAATGTTAACGAGATTACTTCTGTTAAATAGCTCGGGGTGGCCTTTTACATCCCTCGAGAACGGATCGTTTATAAAAGCTGCGATTTCGCTTTGTTTCCGAAGCGTGAAGCCTTATTAAAATTTGCTTTAAGCTTTCAATCAactttactctctctctctctctctctctctctctctctctctctctctctctctctctctctctctttctccgattCTTAGACCTTTAGTTCTAATTTCATCTGTGGTCAATGAACACTTAAAGTgcggagaaaacgaaatgtGATGCACTTGGCCGGCGTCCGAGTGAATGAAAAGTTTCAAAATGAGAAGGGTAGTGACACtacacgcgagagagagagagagagagagagagagaatctttCTTCGTGGCACGCGTCGATATAGCTAGTCTATGCTACGTAATGGTTGCGGTGATAAATGCCGAATTACGCAGATCCTTCGACCCGAAGGCGCCACTACGTCTGTCCTCCACACCTCTTCAAACTCCTTCTTCCTCTTCCCTTCCTACGATTCATACGTTTAACGCGTTTTCCAGTCTCTTTCGTTCCTCGTCTCGATGCGTGTCCACCTTGGTTAGATGACCAAGTAAAGTTTTCGATGATCGTTGCAGGTCTCGCGCTTCTTCCGGATACGTCGTGGTAAACTAGGCGGAAGAACGATCGTTACGAATTCATTCGACCGCAATGATCCCGAGAAGGAATTAAACGGGACGAATAGTTGGATTTTCACCAAGGAAATTTCTTTCTAATCAGCTGATCCAATCGATTTTACCGTTAAACACGCGCAGCACCAGTCGTAgagaagatatttaggtgtgTATGCGATGAAAATCTATCGAGGAAACAGTATTGCGAAcgaatttcgatttttctcctACGTCGTGAACTTTCCTTAACCGGTCGCCGTGCGTAAaagtaaaaaagaaaagaagaaagaagctTTTCCAGATTAAACAGATACCTGTCTGCCGAGTCTTGCCAGTCGTTTTTAACGAGAAATACGCGGGCGTTAAGGATTAATTATTCTTGTAAAAAGCTCGCTCCTGTAATTCTTACGTTCGTTAACCATCGTCGGCCGGAATTTTTCGAAAGCATCTTTCGGAATTGATATTAAGCTCCGCCGTTTCATTATAAACACTGCTCGTCAATATTTGCTGGCAGCAACATTTCTATCGATCGATTTCTCCTGATACTATCGTTCGTTTTAATATCGCATTGTTCCTTTTAATGCCGATTACCGAAATTAAATAGCAGCCTCTTCGTTTCTCCCTATATTGACGCACGAGATTCGCGAACAGAGTCTAGGAATAGGGAGGAAGAGAAGAAGAAAGGGATTCCTCTGACTGGAATAAATCTACGAAGATTTTAATATACCGAGATACAATAGTGGCGTACATTTGATCACTCGAAAAAGCGAAATGTATTCGAGCATGCAACTAAAAATATCAATTGCAATGTTATCTAAAGGTTGCGAGAGTAATTCATCATCGATGCTTATAGATCGGCTTGCATATAAAAATAAGGAAAAGAAAGTTTGGTTGAAGACGATTTTCATCATAATGAACGTtgaaatttcgattcgttggtaGACGGAAGTTTTCCGCTTAATAGTTAAACTGGTTGAAACTCGCGGGAGAAATCGCGACCGATTGACGGATCGTTTCACCGGATTAATTCGAAGCGGAGCGAAGAGACGAGAGGGAATTACGCGAATGGAAAGTTATCGTGCCGCATGGTGTCTGGGAACGACAGCCACCCCTCGCCCCGGCTCCATTCACGGACGTTCATTCATGAATCTGCGTAAGAAATTTCTCCGGGCCGAAAAACAGAACCGAAAACAGTTTGTCCGTGTGATCGGTTGCTGGCAGTTTGGCTGAGAGGTTTTCCGTGATATCATCGCTCGGGGTGGAGACTAAATCCAATGACGTAACGAAGCAGAGGGTGTAGAATACACACGGGGCGGCCATAACAACGTGGAGGAGGAACATATCGGTGATGCTGGTACCAATAGTGGTGGATACAGCTTCGGTTCTCTTGGTGGTACGGAAGAAGAACGTAGAAGAGGGGTGAGTGTTGCAGTATAAATGTGGCACGCGCAAGCTCCGCCAATCACTCGCCCTCTGACCTCCAAACTCCAAGCTCTCGTGGTAGCAAACACCCCCTCGGTGTTTGTTACGGCCAAGAAACAAGTGATAGTCGGCACCGAGACTCGTGCCTCGTGACCACCGCGTGGTGCCAGCCGGGTATCACCTCCGAGGACCGGTTACCATCCAGGCGCATCCTCCAGTTGTTGGACCACGCCGGAGGGAAACGCGAAATCATTCCCTGTACACGGCGGTACGATTCGTTTACTTATACCACCTACGATACCTCCTCTTTCTCCTCGTAAGCATGACAGCGGTAAGTGCGATACATTTTAAGCAATACCTGAAACCGTGATATCCTCGCTCGCTCGTCGCGTTTTCTTTTCTCGTTACGTTCTCCTTTACGATCCGTGTTGCAGCTCGGACGATTGGGGAATTCGACGTGCGAGTTTCACACCCTGAAGGTGCCTTGGTTTCCTGGTAAACGCGAGTAAAGCTAGAGGCTACGTAGCGCAAGTTCGACACGCCTAGTTTAAAGTCACCTTCGAGGACAGGGAACAGGGGAGAAAAGAAACAGAGGTGTGACGTGTATCGGGTGAAAACGTTGAACTCGAACAGTTCGTCGATCTTCCCTGTCTCGTTGCGCGAAATTCCCATCGTCAACGATCATGTAACTAAGTACAAACGTAAACGCAGTCCTCGTGTGCAACTTTTAATACTAACAAACGTCGCGGTAGTCGAGCTTCTTCTTCCTTTTATTTTCCTTCCTTCCCTCTTACTCTTACTCTTTGATGGCAAATATCGCTGCACGTGCGTCCGTTTTCACAAACGAGACTCTAAACAACTATAACGCGTACCTTGTTTATGAAAATCAAATGCTTTCTATCcgttatttggataaaacagcCTTGCAACGATTCTTTCCAATTCATTTTCTCCTCGATCAACTTTTCAGCAGTTTAAACGCTTATCTTGCTTATTTTCGATAGGAGAAGACCGTGATAGGAAATCAGAGAGCATTTCTAAGAAATAGAATGTAAGAAGAAAATCCAGTCGTTTCGGAAATGTTACGTTTAGCCCGACGCCATGCCGGTGGACAAATAAACTTTCTCGTTCGCATCGAAGATGTATTTGCGATTTACCCGTAGTACCGTGACGCCACAGATTTTCGCATACTCGTTATTAATCATCGGAGATTCAACTAGAATCACTGAAAGTCCTTTCCCTTTCTTAACGAACCGTCACAGCCATGAATTCTCGGTTTCTCGGAATTTCGTTTCTCGATTCGAAACAACACCATTCGTTGAACAACACTACGGATTCCTAGTAACATTACGTAGTCGTAGCTTGACGCGGTAAAAGAGTGATAGATCGACGTGCCGAAATGAGGATTTCATGTTGGAACATTGGCGATCTACGAATTTACGATTTAAAAACCGCGGAACCGTCATTAGACCAACGAAAGCGACGACGAGTCTCGGCTTTTTTTTCTTTCCACTTTGTTTACACATCCAGATAGAAAACTAATCACACGTACCTAGTTACTTTAGTCGTaccattttaattattattattttttgtaatttcAGCGTTAACTAGAAGTGCTTTCGTAATCTTCCGTTTTGCTTTTTTCAACATCGAACTAACCCGGCGAAAGAACGTGACTCGGGGCAGATTGTACGAATTGGATGCTCCTTCGATGAACGTTCGATGAACATATTCGTGCGTACAGAGATCAGAAGTATCGAGAGAAAGCTTTATTCTCATAGGCTAGAGTTGAAAATGCAATGGACGATAAGAGAGGTACGAATAGTGCGTTTAGATACCCAACCGAGCTGATAAATTACTGTATTAAGCGAACGACTATAGTGCTGAAAGTATGAATAGAATTCGGGTATAGAACGGAAAAGGAAAAGGGGAGAATGCCACAACTGAAAAGCCAAAAAAGTGGGAAAGGAGCAAAGAGCTTTTTCTATGCCACGAGACAGAGGGACGCCAAGACGCCCCACTTCCAAGGCAGAAGTTAAATCGTGCGTTTCTAGCTTTTCCCCTTACTAGTTTCCCTTGCACTCTTCCACCTCCCTGCCGCTGCCCTCGCCCCCGCGCCTGGTCTCTCTCTC
Protein-coding sequences here:
- the LOC143220784 gene encoding LOW QUALITY PROTEIN: beta-alanine-activating enzyme-like (The sequence of the model RefSeq protein was modified relative to this genomic sequence to represent the inferred CDS: inserted 5 bases in 5 codons), whose product is MTQTNEIYTCQWYKCRGQIYKNVSHVNEGYKVQYDAISNVKVLNTYDLEKCVDASPTIFCYSDGKIYTTVGSHSGFIFTFGLDKDCYNSTYKVKLPDRIEASVLVLDNFRGIVGCYDGNVYCFHXKTGQIIWNHQTGNIXKCSAILCTLKETIFVGSYDCYVYCLSVKDGSEVWKFKCGNGSISASGCLHFSSNTILFGTXDGFCLALQQSSGKLVWKHKLSDPIFVAPLLLNSGLVLFCSVTGLLCCFDIEVNIKMWTYKINGNVFSYLVKQNNTNXENIILASQNKNVYCLESDDTNFKTKPTLRYVLNFHSPILATPWCENXFLFVICTDGTLNIYNFVNNRLIKIEKLPGEVFSSPVVDNDIVVIGCRDNNTYVLKLV
- the LOC143220785 gene encoding LOW QUALITY PROTEIN: beta-alanine-activating enzyme-like (The sequence of the model RefSeq protein was modified relative to this genomic sequence to represent the inferred CDS: inserted 1 base in 1 codon; substituted 1 base at 1 genomic stop codon); the protein is MLKNYYAYAISTSGSTGVPKVVKVTHSCIVPNILDLNKILTITKCDKISQFTNFTFDPSVVEIFLALSNAGTLFMVSKSLKNNPNRLLKKAYSSQVTILQITPSVFMYSWTAECLKTSILSNNTSLRAILFGGEPFPKLELISETKHPYNGTKIYNIYGITEVSCWASINEIILTNGQFNVHYLGQLLSHTVFQVKNENGELITSGTGSLYIGSNQRVCVMNDENIEDLELPLFRDSGDIVMXIDENGRIFYKGRKNSFVKKFGNKVDLTKIQEFVLQIDFVKVVXVVWDDSCHHLHLYFSTKENITNYHDVNTNMVRHLSKLDPLYRPDKIHFMEHIEFTTSGKISLEFMKKTLHAKRVKKLKLFLRLFGENNLQHKNDGFVKLGGTSILALQISNTISERANMEFPELIGMLLMDATVNECFSYIKNNILSQDKKK
- the LOC143220783 gene encoding S-phase kinase-associated protein 1-like, with protein sequence MPNIKLQSSDGEVFEVDVAIAKCSVTIKTMLEDLGMDEDEEEVVPLPNVNSAILRKVLQWATYHKDDPPLPEDDENKEKRTDDISSWDADFLKVDQGTLFELILAANYLDIKGLLDVTCKTVANMIKGKTPEEIRKTFNIKNDFSASEEDQVRKENEWCEEK